From Mycolicibacterium cosmeticum, a single genomic window includes:
- a CDS encoding heparinase II/III family protein: MPKIAESYDHAVRRTAERLPEPAHCAQLPVELASFIGAFYRHTDDAMMDARRGRFTILGRTVDFGSIDEIDWSHRLPDEEDHHLWRMKLAHLEVVHSLLASGEAPHHDTAVTLLDTFAASRNFLSSQAFVTGWAPYGASHRLLAVLSGLGLAARHGEVTPDVRARVQAFARLDAGFLWRNIEHDLRNNHTERNLAALCLYHLAAASVSPDRAARLDREVDRIIRSTVLPDGMQIERSAMYQGLTVMSLRIFAACSFLSASTRALARARADAATSAWLFLTHDDGEIALFNDAWLDEVPPPGSVVDERTVEVPPALPDAGYFRIAAGDVAAIFDAGEIGPRWNPGHGHADFLAIEADVSGHRLLVDPGTSQYSTGPQRTYERSAASHNGPRYLGVEPVEYSGCFKVGRLTGAVPLPQDALDALPTPAVGGRISTPAGDCTRVVCALPAGGLLVVDRWSAAECPGVTSVLIPAAWEVDCDAERGSVFARLPGVDTSLQVFAGELGRRAAATWSRRYLQAEQAHSIELVPAPAVDGGSQLVWGIGVTDPADAHRIRAEVDALLAS, from the coding sequence GTGCCGAAGATTGCTGAGAGTTACGACCACGCGGTGCGCCGGACCGCGGAGCGACTCCCGGAACCGGCGCACTGTGCCCAGCTGCCCGTCGAGCTGGCAAGTTTCATCGGTGCGTTCTACCGGCACACCGACGACGCGATGATGGATGCGCGCCGTGGCCGGTTCACCATTCTCGGTCGGACGGTCGACTTCGGTTCGATCGATGAAATCGATTGGTCGCACCGGCTTCCCGACGAGGAGGACCACCATCTCTGGCGGATGAAACTGGCCCATCTCGAAGTCGTGCATTCGCTCCTGGCCAGCGGCGAAGCACCGCACCACGATACGGCGGTCACCTTGCTGGACACCTTCGCCGCATCCCGCAACTTCCTGTCGTCGCAGGCTTTCGTCACCGGATGGGCACCCTACGGCGCCTCCCACCGGCTACTGGCGGTGTTGAGCGGGCTCGGCCTCGCCGCGCGCCACGGTGAGGTCACACCCGATGTCCGGGCACGCGTGCAGGCGTTCGCGCGGCTGGATGCCGGATTCCTGTGGCGCAACATCGAGCACGACCTGCGCAACAATCACACCGAGCGCAACTTGGCGGCGTTGTGTCTGTACCACCTTGCGGCCGCGTCGGTTTCGCCGGACCGGGCAGCGCGGCTCGACCGCGAGGTCGACAGGATCATCCGGTCGACGGTGCTGCCCGACGGTATGCAGATCGAGCGGTCTGCGATGTATCAGGGCCTCACGGTGATGTCGCTGCGCATCTTCGCCGCCTGCTCCTTCCTGTCGGCGTCCACGCGTGCGCTGGCTCGGGCGCGAGCCGACGCCGCTACGTCGGCATGGTTGTTCCTGACCCACGATGACGGCGAAATCGCATTGTTCAACGACGCGTGGCTCGACGAGGTGCCACCGCCGGGCTCGGTCGTGGACGAACGCACCGTCGAGGTGCCACCGGCGTTGCCGGACGCCGGTTACTTCCGTATCGCCGCAGGCGACGTCGCGGCGATCTTCGATGCGGGTGAGATCGGGCCGCGCTGGAATCCCGGCCATGGCCACGCCGATTTCCTCGCCATCGAGGCCGATGTATCCGGCCACCGTCTGCTCGTCGACCCAGGGACATCGCAGTATTCCACGGGGCCGCAACGGACCTATGAGCGATCGGCGGCGAGTCACAACGGGCCGCGCTACCTCGGCGTGGAGCCGGTCGAGTACTCCGGATGTTTCAAGGTGGGGCGGCTGACCGGGGCCGTTCCGCTGCCGCAGGACGCCTTGGACGCGTTGCCCACTCCCGCCGTCGGCGGACGGATCAGCACGCCCGCCGGCGACTGCACCCGCGTGGTGTGTGCACTGCCCGCCGGAGGCCTGCTCGTCGTCGATCGTTGGAGCGCCGCGGAATGCCCTGGGGTGACAAGCGTTCTCATCCCGGCTGCGTGGGAGGTGGACTGTGACGCCGAGCGCGGCAGCGTGTTCGCCCGCTTGCCCGGCGTCGACACGTCGCTCCAGGTTTTCGCGGGTGAACTCGGTCGCCGTGCGGCAGCGACCTGGAGTCGGCGTTATCTGCAGGCCGAGCAGGCGCATTCGATCGAACTCGTGCCGGCACCCGCCGTCGATGGTGGAAGCCAACTCGTGTGGGGAATCGGTGTCACAGATCCGGCCGACGCTCACCGAATCCGAGCCGAGGTCGACGCACTCCTGGCGTCGTGA
- a CDS encoding heparin lyase I family protein codes for MAAVSAGAVLRSVTGDDSVANATPASGQALVGRLDQAINLRARQCAAGSVCPSPRLLRNGRYALPSGVLDDPAYASVTDLLSGWSMAHIGDDDYEAAADEVGDASDFILAVDGKLMRQAGRPSALTMPEPGLFRFEVRRDDFAGSYDADSGSRRSEVVARQQDGVGEATVWSSFCLVLGSTPGLAQAGRGIVHQWHSVDDGGSGRTPVLFVDVANSQLTIRTCSSAHLYGDDAVGSQNPQSGVQVPHFVTRVPEAGEHTYLTLRATFGAQGHLDVWLNGDQVVDADTPIGYYEDLADGSGRTVLGYPHWGLYTTNRPDTEVVYIANPEWGHQSLAERISDPLPVPAVS; via the coding sequence ATGGCCGCGGTGAGCGCGGGTGCGGTGCTGCGGTCTGTGACGGGCGACGATTCGGTGGCCAATGCGACGCCGGCGTCGGGTCAGGCCCTGGTGGGTCGGCTGGACCAGGCGATCAATCTACGAGCCCGGCAGTGCGCGGCGGGATCGGTCTGCCCGAGCCCTCGGCTGTTGCGCAACGGCCGGTATGCACTCCCGTCGGGTGTGCTCGACGATCCGGCATACGCGTCCGTCACCGATCTGCTTTCCGGGTGGAGCATGGCCCACATCGGCGACGATGACTACGAAGCCGCGGCCGACGAGGTCGGCGATGCGTCGGACTTCATCCTGGCCGTCGACGGCAAGCTCATGCGTCAGGCCGGCCGGCCGTCGGCGTTGACCATGCCGGAACCGGGTCTATTCAGATTCGAGGTGCGTCGCGACGATTTCGCCGGCTCGTACGATGCCGACAGCGGGAGCCGGCGCAGCGAGGTCGTCGCGCGCCAGCAGGACGGTGTCGGGGAGGCGACGGTATGGTCGTCGTTCTGTCTCGTGCTGGGCAGCACTCCCGGACTGGCGCAGGCGGGCCGGGGCATCGTCCATCAGTGGCACAGTGTGGATGACGGGGGATCGGGCCGGACGCCGGTGCTTTTCGTGGATGTGGCGAATTCCCAACTGACGATCCGTACCTGTTCGTCGGCGCACCTGTACGGCGACGACGCGGTCGGTTCGCAGAACCCGCAGAGTGGGGTTCAGGTGCCGCACTTCGTCACTCGCGTCCCAGAAGCCGGCGAGCACACCTACCTCACGCTACGGGCCACCTTCGGCGCGCAGGGACACCTCGATGTGTGGCTCAACGGTGACCAGGTCGTCGATGCCGATACCCCGATCGGCTACTACGAGGACTTGGCCGACGGGTCCGGACGAACCGTGCTCGGGTATCCGCACTGGGGTCTGTACACCACCAATCGGCCCGACACGGAAGTCGTGTACATCGCCAATCCCGAATGGGGACACCAGAGTCTGGCAGAGCGGATCAGCGATCCGCTTCCGGTGCCCGCAGTGTCATGA
- a CDS encoding SGNH/GDSL hydrolase family protein: MIRRIAVAAALLAALCACSSPKGVDSAAAADPYTCIAPRLPAAPTATRDRVAVIGDSYTGGSPQGGNGDKRWTSVAGAQLQGMGLDVVMKVGAEGGSGYVAHGRRTGEVFADKIPTTLSPGDHVVVVFGSINDSHGTPGQMAHATCDTLRDAEVAAPAAHLLVIGPPWVRNSPPPAYILRTRDILRTRSEELGATFVDPIADRWFADRPDLIGADGVHPTDAGHEYMAQKIAPVIAQLLMSPPAVH, encoded by the coding sequence ATGATCCGCCGTATCGCGGTGGCGGCAGCGCTGCTTGCGGCCTTGTGTGCGTGCAGTTCACCGAAGGGTGTCGACTCCGCCGCGGCCGCCGACCCGTACACGTGCATCGCTCCCAGGCTGCCCGCCGCACCCACGGCCACTCGAGACAGGGTTGCCGTCATCGGCGACTCGTACACCGGTGGTAGCCCGCAAGGCGGTAACGGCGACAAGCGATGGACGTCTGTCGCGGGAGCACAGCTCCAGGGCATGGGACTTGACGTCGTGATGAAGGTGGGGGCCGAAGGCGGCTCCGGCTATGTCGCCCATGGACGACGCACCGGTGAAGTGTTCGCCGACAAGATTCCCACCACGTTGTCACCGGGCGACCATGTGGTGGTGGTTTTCGGTTCCATCAACGATTCGCACGGCACTCCCGGCCAGATGGCGCACGCGACGTGCGACACCCTGCGCGACGCCGAAGTCGCCGCTCCGGCAGCCCATCTGCTGGTGATCGGGCCGCCCTGGGTGAGGAACAGTCCCCCTCCGGCCTATATCCTGCGCACGCGCGACATCCTGCGCACGCGGTCGGAAGAACTGGGTGCCACTTTCGTCGACCCCATCGCGGATCGGTGGTTCGCCGACCGGCCGGACCTGATCGGTGCGGACGGCGTGCATCCCACCGACGCCGGGCACGAGTACATGGCACAGAAGATCGCGCCCGTCATCGCGCAACTGTTGATGTCGCCGCCGGCCGTGCACTGA
- a CDS encoding acyltransferase family protein, which yields MTVTEDKPTQLDNTPEARYGYVHGLDGLRLLAVLIVIVRHYELVMILPGGFGVSIFFFISGFLITRLLLAEEHRFQRPIAIKSFYIRRFIRLLPPLLLMGVIAVPALYYFYPEDFSPAQIAMSFTYLGNITKYGAMAWGWREGYPAIEPLWSLAVEEHFYLLLPAALLLFRTPRSRVIMMSVAVVVPLIIRVWYYEVAPVALADQFNYHFTFTRLDSIGFGVLLTLLLDAGWLRIPSRRFVGHLLVFGGGLLMLASMVHWSQAYEIAWKYSFQSLAIGIFFVGVIFAPNYRWLRRLLERKPIAHLGKISYEMYLWHLPILAVLVAVLPNRALAIPIALVATVLISDGAYRLTTKRLSGLRRRFGGHPV from the coding sequence ATGACCGTCACCGAAGACAAACCCACCCAACTGGACAACACGCCGGAGGCGCGGTACGGATACGTACACGGATTGGACGGCTTACGGCTGCTGGCCGTCCTGATCGTCATCGTGCGCCACTACGAGCTCGTCATGATCCTGCCCGGCGGTTTCGGTGTCTCGATCTTCTTCTTCATCAGCGGCTTCCTGATCACTCGCCTGCTGCTGGCCGAGGAGCACCGGTTCCAGCGCCCGATCGCCATCAAATCGTTCTACATCAGGCGGTTCATCAGGTTGCTTCCACCGTTGCTGCTGATGGGCGTGATCGCCGTGCCCGCGCTGTATTACTTCTATCCCGAGGACTTCTCACCCGCCCAGATCGCGATGTCGTTCACCTACCTGGGAAACATCACGAAGTACGGCGCGATGGCGTGGGGATGGCGGGAAGGATATCCGGCGATCGAACCGCTGTGGAGCCTCGCGGTCGAGGAGCATTTCTATCTGCTGCTGCCCGCGGCCCTGCTGTTGTTCCGCACACCGAGGTCGCGGGTGATCATGATGTCGGTCGCCGTCGTCGTGCCGCTGATCATTCGGGTGTGGTACTACGAAGTGGCGCCGGTGGCTTTGGCCGACCAGTTCAACTACCACTTCACGTTCACCCGGCTCGATTCCATCGGATTCGGAGTGCTGCTCACCCTGCTTCTGGACGCCGGCTGGTTGCGAATTCCGAGCAGGCGCTTCGTCGGGCATCTGCTGGTGTTCGGCGGTGGACTTCTGATGCTCGCGTCCATGGTGCACTGGTCCCAGGCGTACGAGATCGCCTGGAAGTACAGTTTCCAGAGCCTGGCAATCGGGATCTTCTTCGTGGGCGTGATATTCGCGCCCAACTACCGCTGGCTCCGAAGGCTGCTGGAGCGTAAGCCCATAGCGCACCTGGGCAAGATCAGCTATGAGATGTACCTGTGGCACCTCCCTATACTGGCGGTGTTGGTCGCCGTGCTCCCGAACCGGGCGTTGGCGATCCCGATCGCCCTGGTTGCCACCGTGCTGATATCCGACGGGGCGTACCGTTTGACGACGAAACGGCTGAGCGGTCTGCGCAGACGGTTCGGTGGACACCCGGTATGA
- a CDS encoding lipopolysaccharide biosynthesis protein, whose protein sequence is MALTVALRYGGIALQFVILMILARRLDPEDYGRYLLVLSAVLPTYFLLGLGVSETFVRDAPKLEARGEPDQVRALLGTTLTFALANAAVVALTGGLLLSLLPLDTSTWIQVAFILAFFVANGLMFNGAQLLLGVGAKGLGAFFFYPAVNLSLAVSAVPYVVLAHQPTFSGVALATSVASLIVAAFALLLVVRRVRPGPPSIGVTRHLVRVGLRLSAARGLYAAGIWLPTFIAGLALSPVQAGYLGTAGRLAVAVGAITAAVRFAIRPTIVRAFEAQDRQAIKLICGRLATVTLVITLAAVVVSSVAGHWLISAAFGADLAPAAPLLTVLLVAVAIEAYAGPIDEVLKMTGHENRVLAIFCVAVPLATVALLGVAHWGVMAMAWVQVLYTLAVFGAMIVVLHRYWGIWIHPILPGSRTVRAGSRDEI, encoded by the coding sequence ATGGCACTCACGGTGGCGCTGCGTTACGGCGGTATCGCGCTGCAGTTCGTGATCCTGATGATCCTGGCACGCCGCCTCGATCCCGAAGACTACGGTCGCTACCTCCTGGTGCTCAGCGCCGTGCTGCCGACGTACTTCCTGCTCGGCTTGGGGGTGTCGGAGACCTTTGTGCGCGACGCTCCCAAACTCGAGGCGCGGGGTGAGCCGGACCAGGTGCGCGCCCTGCTGGGCACGACATTGACGTTCGCTCTCGCCAACGCCGCCGTCGTCGCTCTGACGGGCGGTCTGCTCCTGTCGCTCCTCCCCCTCGATACATCGACCTGGATCCAGGTGGCGTTCATCCTGGCCTTCTTCGTGGCCAACGGTCTGATGTTCAACGGGGCGCAGCTCCTTCTCGGGGTCGGGGCCAAGGGGCTCGGAGCATTTTTCTTCTACCCCGCCGTGAATCTCAGCCTCGCCGTGAGTGCCGTCCCGTATGTGGTGCTCGCCCACCAACCCACCTTCTCCGGCGTGGCACTGGCAACGTCGGTGGCCTCGTTGATCGTGGCGGCATTCGCCTTGCTGCTCGTGGTCCGCCGCGTCCGGCCCGGCCCGCCGAGCATCGGCGTCACGCGACACCTGGTGCGGGTCGGACTGCGCCTGTCGGCGGCGCGCGGGCTGTACGCAGCAGGAATCTGGCTGCCGACCTTCATAGCGGGGCTGGCGCTTTCACCCGTTCAGGCCGGATACCTCGGTACGGCGGGGAGACTGGCGGTGGCGGTGGGCGCCATCACCGCCGCGGTCCGGTTCGCGATCCGTCCCACCATCGTGCGAGCTTTCGAGGCGCAGGACCGGCAGGCCATCAAGCTGATCTGTGGCCGGCTGGCGACGGTCACGCTGGTGATCACGCTCGCCGCGGTGGTGGTGAGCAGCGTGGCCGGGCATTGGCTGATCTCAGCGGCTTTCGGCGCGGACCTCGCACCCGCGGCACCTTTGCTGACGGTCCTGTTGGTAGCCGTCGCCATCGAGGCCTACGCGGGCCCCATCGACGAAGTGCTCAAGATGACCGGGCACGAGAACCGCGTCCTGGCCATCTTCTGCGTGGCCGTTCCGCTCGCAACGGTGGCTCTGCTCGGTGTCGCACATTGGGGCGTCATGGCGATGGCCTGGGTTCAGGTCCTGTACACCTTGGCCGTGTTCGGCGCGATGATTGTTGTGTTGCATCGGTATTGGGGCATCTGGATACACCCGATCCTGCCGGGATCCCGGACCGTCCGTGCCGGCTCCCGAGACGAAATCTGA
- a CDS encoding glycosyltransferase family 4 protein: MPDPHLPRRMDCPTSSRRLRIALVYSRMPFPMMRGDQTTVAHLISFLAQRGHTVDLYTLAVDGELDEAQTDWLHRTCRKVNIYTQSWRAKIIGLVVGMFALLPLQVSIFRNPALKRDLARAVGSGDYDIVYCYYPRTAPAVPQSIKSSQSTASFLALQLSQTLNTKRMARDERSRLKRIVYRIETVLMGRFEARVWQNFTKVVLIGPADVAAVIEQCAAHDQPEIDNWIYGAHGTDTDKFQAAEADDVVPGRIVFSGSMLYPPNIGAVLWFVERVWPTIRAQVPDATFVVQGRDPAPAILELDGRDNIWVTGTVPDVGVIIRSAQVCVNPMIAAGGMQNKLIEYMACSKAVVASSVANEGIMAPDGTVVIADDPATFAREVIELLRDADAATRLGARAREHVLANWTWEKHFLDLEQAFYAALDGDLDDIDAGHGIPAGRH; the protein is encoded by the coding sequence TTGCCGGACCCGCACCTGCCGCGCAGGATGGACTGCCCGACCTCCTCGCGGCGCCTGCGAATTGCCCTGGTGTACAGCAGGATGCCGTTTCCCATGATGCGCGGAGACCAGACCACCGTTGCCCATCTGATCAGCTTCCTCGCGCAACGCGGCCACACGGTCGACCTCTACACGCTGGCGGTCGACGGAGAACTCGACGAAGCACAGACCGACTGGCTGCACCGAACCTGCCGCAAGGTGAACATCTACACGCAGTCCTGGCGCGCGAAGATCATCGGTCTTGTCGTCGGCATGTTCGCTCTTCTCCCGTTGCAGGTGAGCATCTTCCGCAATCCCGCCCTGAAAAGAGACCTGGCCCGGGCGGTCGGCTCCGGTGATTACGACATCGTGTACTGCTACTACCCGCGCACAGCGCCCGCCGTGCCGCAGAGCATCAAATCGAGTCAGAGCACGGCATCGTTTCTCGCTCTGCAACTTTCCCAGACGCTCAACACCAAACGGATGGCCCGCGACGAGCGCAGCAGGCTCAAGCGCATCGTCTACCGCATCGAAACCGTGTTGATGGGTCGTTTCGAAGCCAGAGTCTGGCAGAACTTCACCAAGGTGGTGCTCATCGGGCCCGCCGACGTGGCTGCGGTGATCGAACAATGCGCAGCACACGATCAACCCGAAATCGACAATTGGATCTACGGTGCCCATGGGACCGACACCGACAAGTTCCAGGCCGCCGAGGCGGACGACGTGGTACCCGGGCGCATCGTGTTCTCCGGGTCGATGCTCTATCCGCCCAACATCGGTGCGGTGCTGTGGTTCGTCGAGCGAGTCTGGCCCACCATCCGAGCACAGGTGCCCGATGCCACTTTCGTGGTCCAGGGCCGCGACCCGGCACCAGCCATTCTGGAACTCGATGGGCGCGACAACATCTGGGTCACCGGGACGGTGCCCGACGTCGGGGTGATCATCCGGTCCGCTCAGGTGTGCGTCAACCCGATGATCGCCGCCGGTGGAATGCAGAACAAGCTCATCGAGTACATGGCGTGCAGCAAGGCCGTCGTCGCATCCTCGGTCGCCAACGAGGGAATCATGGCGCCCGACGGCACGGTGGTGATCGCCGACGACCCGGCGACATTCGCCCGGGAGGTCATCGAACTCCTACGGGACGCCGACGCGGCCACCCGCCTCGGCGCACGGGCACGGGAACACGTCCTCGCCAACTGGACATGGGAGAAGCACTTCCTGGACCTGGAACAGGCCTTCTACGCCGCACTCGACGGCGACCTCGACGATATCGACGCTGGGCACGGCATCCCAGCCGGCCGGCATTGA
- a CDS encoding nucleotide sugar dehydrogenase, with amino-acid sequence MKIAILGLGYVGITAAACLASEGHEIIGIDPNPLKVEAVLAGRSPITEPGVGELIAEARRQGLIHASTTVVPEVASCEMAIVCVGTPSAADGSHNMTFIAEVSRQIAEVVRAYPDGNLTVVYRSTIRPGTMEELIQPIFDEVLQDEASRIELVYNPEFLRESSAVKDFFAPPKIVVGTRTGGRCPVIDKINEGIDAPVFYVRYRESEITKFVDNTFHAVKTVFANEIGRLCAQLGISAAEVHKIFVSDTKLNISPYYLRPGGPFGGSCLPKDVRALQHISRMSGGSTHLIDSLIDSNEAHKSFLYRYVAEELEHGARVLLLGIAFKNDSDDLRESPNIDIARMLITAGYQLSIFDPHVQPHNLMGQNLGVLSNSPFIRQLLVDQEMIENTEWDLVVDTRSTAGKYALTAARVVDINRLR; translated from the coding sequence GTGAAGATTGCCATCCTGGGCCTGGGATATGTCGGCATCACCGCGGCTGCATGCCTTGCCAGCGAAGGCCACGAGATCATCGGAATCGACCCGAACCCTCTCAAGGTGGAGGCCGTCCTGGCCGGGCGCTCGCCCATCACCGAACCCGGTGTCGGAGAACTGATTGCCGAAGCTCGCCGACAAGGCTTGATCCACGCCAGCACCACCGTGGTGCCCGAGGTCGCCTCATGCGAAATGGCGATCGTCTGCGTGGGGACGCCGAGCGCGGCGGACGGCTCACACAACATGACGTTCATCGCGGAGGTCTCACGTCAGATCGCCGAAGTCGTCCGGGCATACCCTGATGGCAATCTGACCGTCGTGTACCGGTCCACCATCCGCCCCGGAACGATGGAAGAGTTGATCCAACCCATCTTCGACGAAGTGTTGCAGGACGAGGCCTCACGCATCGAGCTGGTGTACAACCCGGAGTTCTTACGCGAATCTTCGGCGGTCAAGGACTTCTTCGCCCCGCCCAAAATCGTCGTCGGGACCAGGACCGGCGGGCGGTGCCCGGTCATCGACAAGATCAACGAAGGCATCGACGCCCCGGTGTTCTACGTCAGGTATCGCGAAAGCGAGATCACCAAGTTCGTGGACAACACGTTCCACGCCGTGAAGACCGTGTTCGCCAACGAGATCGGCAGGCTGTGCGCCCAGCTCGGCATCAGCGCCGCCGAGGTCCACAAAATCTTCGTCTCGGACACCAAACTGAACATCTCGCCGTATTACCTGCGCCCCGGCGGCCCCTTCGGCGGCTCCTGCCTGCCCAAAGATGTTCGGGCGCTGCAGCACATATCGCGCATGTCCGGTGGGTCCACGCACCTGATCGACTCGTTGATCGACTCCAACGAGGCCCACAAGTCGTTTCTGTACCGGTACGTCGCCGAAGAGCTGGAGCACGGGGCGAGGGTTCTGCTGCTGGGTATCGCGTTCAAGAACGACAGCGACGATCTGCGGGAGAGCCCGAACATCGATATCGCCAGGATGCTGATCACCGCGGGCTACCAGCTCTCCATCTTCGACCCGCACGTCCAGCCGCACAACCTGATGGGCCAGAACCTCGGTGTGCTGTCGAATTCACCCTTCATCCGTCAGTTGCTCGTCGACCAGGAGATGATCGAGAACACCGAGTGGGACCTGGTGGTGGACACCCGCAGCACCGCAGGCAAGTACGCCTTGACCGCGGCACGCGTCGTCGACATCAATCGGCTGCGGTGA
- a CDS encoding sugar transferase — MHRRWSQSFPFALLIRRTPVMLIYDPVNIVCWIREDWAMTRAADTTTITTGHGSVAHGMTTSASHSLRHDQVSVARPRGSDRVSPGDSPTRQRHQGVRHSLRATRIIGRIRAFMVVPAVDFTMMVIPLAWRPPQIYAVVAMAIVGTVFLSGGSRYTARLHLSVLDELPTILTRLLATVAILSAAILFAHQKAAVLTFIETACQSVLLVVVGRLITTRLIAVGRRYKLTQHHTILIGGGPVAAELAKILTEHPEYGLTVDGFVDNCEDCPAERYLPRLGRLGDLDMAVVTAGADTLLLADGRFDERALMDAVRTKECETAELMIVPRMHHFYTLTGVADHIGSIPIMRIRNPNLRGLTRAIKRLFDIAVSSVALVVLLPVLIAAAVAVRLEGGPGVIFRQVRVGRDGKTFEVLKFRSMRPANEAESQTQWSVAADNRVGPVGRFLRCTSIDELPQLWNILRGDMTVVGPRPERPHFVKQFSTEVDRYAHRHRVQVGLTGLAQVSGLKGNTSIADRARYDNFYIENWSLWLDIKIIIRTFRAVVLYRERSVRP, encoded by the coding sequence TTGCACCGACGGTGGTCGCAATCGTTTCCGTTCGCGTTGTTGATCCGCCGCACACCAGTTATGCTTATTTACGATCCCGTCAATATTGTTTGCTGGATTCGAGAGGATTGGGCAATGACCAGGGCGGCCGATACCACCACCATCACCACCGGGCACGGTTCTGTGGCGCACGGAATGACGACATCCGCATCTCATTCCCTGCGCCACGACCAGGTGTCCGTCGCGCGGCCCAGGGGATCCGACCGGGTCTCACCGGGCGACAGCCCGACCCGGCAGCGCCACCAAGGCGTGCGTCACTCTTTGCGTGCCACCAGAATCATCGGCAGGATCCGGGCCTTCATGGTCGTGCCCGCTGTCGACTTCACCATGATGGTCATCCCATTGGCCTGGCGGCCGCCTCAGATCTATGCGGTCGTCGCGATGGCGATCGTGGGCACCGTTTTTCTCTCCGGCGGAAGCCGGTACACCGCAAGACTGCATCTGAGCGTGCTGGACGAACTTCCCACCATCCTCACCCGGCTGCTGGCGACCGTGGCGATTCTGTCTGCGGCCATCCTGTTCGCCCATCAGAAAGCGGCGGTTCTGACCTTCATCGAAACCGCCTGCCAGTCAGTGCTACTCGTTGTCGTCGGCCGCCTGATCACCACGAGACTCATTGCCGTGGGTCGCCGGTACAAGCTCACCCAGCATCACACGATCCTCATCGGCGGAGGCCCCGTCGCGGCGGAGCTGGCCAAGATCCTGACCGAACATCCGGAATACGGGCTCACGGTCGACGGCTTCGTGGACAACTGTGAAGACTGCCCGGCCGAACGGTACCTGCCTCGGCTCGGCCGCCTCGGCGATCTCGATATGGCCGTCGTGACGGCCGGTGCGGACACCCTGCTGTTGGCCGACGGCCGCTTCGACGAACGCGCGTTGATGGACGCGGTGCGTACCAAGGAGTGCGAGACAGCCGAACTGATGATCGTTCCGCGGATGCACCACTTCTACACCCTGACCGGCGTCGCCGACCACATCGGCTCCATTCCGATCATGCGGATTCGTAACCCCAACCTCCGCGGTCTGACCAGGGCGATCAAACGGCTTTTCGACATCGCGGTGTCATCGGTCGCCTTGGTGGTCTTGCTTCCGGTGCTCATCGCGGCGGCGGTCGCAGTTCGACTCGAGGGTGGCCCAGGCGTGATCTTCCGGCAGGTGCGAGTTGGACGCGACGGCAAGACTTTCGAGGTATTGAAATTCCGCTCGATGCGGCCCGCGAACGAAGCCGAATCCCAGACGCAGTGGAGCGTCGCCGCCGACAACCGGGTCGGTCCGGTCGGACGGTTCCTGCGTTGCACATCGATAGACGAGTTGCCGCAGCTGTGGAACATCCTGCGCGGTGACATGACGGTGGTGGGGCCGCGGCCCGAACGCCCACATTTCGTCAAGCAGTTCTCAACCGAAGTAGACCGCTACGCCCACCGTCATCGGGTGCAGGTCGGTCTCACCGGTCTCGCCCAAGTCAGTGGGCTGAAAGGCAACACGTCCATTGCCGACCGAGCCCGTTACGACAACTTCTACATCGAGAACTGGTCCCTGTGGCTCGATATCAAGATCATCATCCGGACCTTCCGGGCGGTCGTGCTCTACCGCGAGAGGTCGGTCCGGCCATGA